The genomic DNA TCCGAGATCGCCTCGACGGCGTCGCGCAGGCGCATGTCGGCCGCGGCGTTGGTCTCCTCCAGGGCCCGCTGCTCGCTGATGTCGTTGGCGATGCCGACGAGGTGGCGGCCGCCGTCGGCGGCGTCCGCCACGACCTCCGCGCGGGCGCGCAGCCAGACGTAGGCCCCGTCGGCGCCGCGCATGCGGAAGGCGTGGTCGATATGCGTCTGGTTGGCCGCGAGCCCCCGGGCGAGGCTGTACAGGTCGCCGTCGTCGGGATGGACGAGGCCGTTGACGTCGCCGAACGAGAGGTACTCGTGCTGCCGCCTGTAGCCGAGCAGCGTGTACATCGAATCGGACCAGTAGATCCGGCCGCGCGCGATGTCCCAGTCCCACAACCCGCAGGCGCCCCGGCGCAGGGCGGTCTCCAGGCGGCCGCGGATCTGCTCGCGGGCCCGGTCGGCGCGGGCGGCCTGGCGCGTCTGCAGGCCGTAGGCCAGTCCGACTCCGACGATCACGATCGCGGCGGCGGCGATCAGGACGATCTGGTCGCGGGTCCGGGCGCTCCAGCCGCGCAGCAGCGGCTCGATGGGCTGGAGCACCGCCACCTGTCCCGCGCCGCCGGGCAGGCTGTGCACCGCGGCGAGCACGCTCTCGCCGCCGGGAAGCTCGAGGGCCATCGCGCCGGCGCGCTCGCCGAGGCCGGAGAGCGGCTCACTCTCGCCGAGCACCGCCGAGAGGGTCGTGCGGTCGGCCGGCAGCGGCGGATGGGCGGCGACGATGCGGGTGTCAGGGCGGACCACCAGCAGGCGGCGGCCGGGATGCCGCTCGCTCTCGGGCATCAGGGCGCGCAGGTCCTCCGCCACGGTGCCGGCCGGATCCACCGCCCGCGCGGCCAGACGGGCGAAGCCTTCGACCTCGGCCTTCGCGCCCGCCAGGATCTCGGCACGCTGGCCCTGGATATGGAGGGTGGCGAGCCCGACGAGGCAGGCCAGGAACACCGCGAGCGTTCCCGGCACGGCGTAGCGCAGCCAGCGCTCGGCCTGGCCGAGCCGCGGATCCCGGCTCCGCATGGGCCACGAGATCGTGAGACTCGAATCCGCACGCGCGGAGAAGGAAGCGGAAGCCGCCTCCGGCATGGCCGAACCTCGCCCGTGGGAACTGTGATCCGGTGTGGGCACCCGGCCCCCGAAGGCCCCCCGAATCTGACTGAATACAATCACTTCGGGGGGCAGTTTGTCCACGGATTTTTTACCATAAGGGCTTGACGGAACCCAGGTGTTGCCTGGGAGCCCGAGAATCGATTTCTACCGCAGGTTCAGACGGTTAGCCACCTCCGAGGGTGCGCGCGAGGATGTCGGCGGTGTCCCGGGAAAGCCCCGGGATCGCCTTGATCCCATTCAGCATTTCGACCGCTTTGGCGCCGCGTGATTTTTCCAGCCGGCGCCAGGATCCGAAGGCCGTGAGGAGCCGTGCGGCCACCTGTGGGTTGGTCGAATCGAGCGCCGCGACCGTCTCGGTCACGCGGGCGAATCCCGCCCCGTCCCGCCGGGCGAACTGGGTCGGGTTGCCGAACGCGAAGCTCCCGATCAGCGCCCGCACGCGGTTCGGGTTGGTCATGGTGAAGGCCGGGTGTTCCTGCAGCCGCGCGATCCGGTCGAGGGTGCCGGGCTCCGGGATCTGGGCCTGGAGGGCGAACCACTTGTCGAGGACCAGGGGCTCGTCGGCGTAGCGGGCCGCGAACTCCGCGAAGGCGGCCTCGCGGGTCTCCCCCGGGATCAGCGCCAGCGTGCCGAGGGCCGCGAGCCGGTCGGTCATGTTGGTGGCCTCGGCCAGCCGCGCGGCGGCGCGGGCGGCCCCCTCCCGGGGATCGCCGGCGGCGACCAGGTCGAGGGCCGCGTTGCGGAGCGACCGGCGCCCCGCCGAGGCGGCGTCGGGGCTGTAGGGCGCACCGGCCACCGGCGCGAGCGCCGCGTCGATCGATTCGAGCCGCGGCCGCAGGGCCTGGCCCAGACGCGCCCGCAGGTTGAATCGCGCCCGGTGGATCGCGTCGGGATCCACGTCGGCCGGCACCGCGTCGGCGGCCTCGCCCTCGCTCGGCAGCGCCAGGACCAGGGCCGCGAAGGCCGGGTCGGCCAGGGCCTCGTCTTCGAGGAACTGGCCGAGTGCCGCGGCGAACGCCTCCGTCCGATCGGCGTCTGGCTCGAGGATCAGCCGCAAAGCGACGTCCTGCGCGGCCTGCCAGCGGTTGAACGGGTCGCTGTCCTGCGCGAGGAGCCGCATCCGCTCCGCGTCGGTCAGGGTGAGGTCGAGCCGCACCGGGGCGGAGAAGTCGCGCAGGAGCGAGGGGACCGGCTCCTCGGCGACCGCGTCGAACACGATCTCGGCCTCGGGGCGGTCGAGCACGTAGACGCCGTCCCGCACGTCCGGGCAGGTCGCGCCCGTCAGCGGCCCGGACGCCCCGACGAGACCGAGGGCCACGGGGATCACCAGCGGCGGCCCGTCGGGCTCCGCGCCGCCGCCGGGCAGGCTCTGGGCGAGCCGGAGGGTGTAGCGCGCGGCGGCCGGATCGTGCGCGGCCGCGACGGCGAGGCGGGGCGTGCCGGGACGCTCGTACCAGCGGGCGAAGGCGCCGAGATCGCGCCCGGTCACGGCCGCGAAGGCCGCCAGGAAGTCCTCGACGGTGGCGGCGCGGCCGTCATTGTCGGCGTAGTACCGGTCCATGCCGGCCCGGAAGGCCTCGGGACCGATCAGCGTCCGCAGCATCCGGACGATCTCGGCGCCCTTGTCGTAGACGGTCGCCGTGTAGAAGTTGTTGATCTCCGCGTAGGCCCGCGGCCGCACCGGGTGCCGCAGCGGCCCGGCATCCTCGGGGAACTGGCGCGCCCGCAGGGAGCGCACCTCGGCGATGCGGTGCACCGGCCGGGAGCGCATGTCGGAGGAGAATTCCTGGTCGCGGAAGACCGTGAGACCCTCCTTCAGGCAGAGCTGGAACCAGTCCCGGCACGTGACGCGGTTGCCGGACCAGTTGTGGAAGTACTCGTGCGCGATGATCGCCTCGATCGCCGCGTAGTCACCGTCGGTCGCGGTCTCGGGACTCGCCAGGACGTATTTGTCGTTGAAGATGTTGAGGCCCTTGTTCTCCATGGCGCCCATGTTGAAGTCGGACACCGCGACGACGTTGAACACGTCGAGGTCGTAGGCGCGGCCGAAGGCGGTCTCGTCCCAGGCCATGGAGCGGATGACGGCGTCGAGGGCGTAGCCCGCCCGGTCCTCCTTGCCGGGCTCGACGTAGACCGCGCAGGTGACGGCGCGGCCCTCCATCGTGGTGAAGCGCGTCTCGACCTTCCCGAGCCGGCCGCCCACGAGGGCGAACAGGTAGGCGGGCTTCGGGTGGGGATCGTGCCAGATCGCGAAGTGGCGGCCCGGCCCGACCGCGCCGGTCCCGACGGGATTGCCGTTGCCGAGCAGGACCGGCGCCTCGGCCCGGTCGGCCTCGATGCGCGTGGTGTAGACCGACAGCACGTCCGGCCGATCGAGGAAGTAGGTGATCCGGCGGAAGCCGTCCGCCTCGCACTGGGTGCAGTAGACGCCGTTCGACCGGTAGAGGCCCATCAGCTTCGTGTTGGCGGTCGGATCCACCTCCGTGACGAGACGCAGCGCGAAGGGCCGCTGCGGCGGATCGCGGAGGATGAGGCCGGACGGCGTCGCCGCGTAGGCGTCGGGCGCCAGCGGCGCGCCGTCGAGCGCGACCGAGACCAGCCGGAGATCGTCGCCGTCGAGGGTGAGCGGCGCCGCCGGCACGCCGGCCGGGTTCGGCCGCAGCGTCAGCGTCGCGTCGATGCGGGTCGCGTGCGGGTCGAGACGGATGTCGAGGTCGACGCGATCGATCAGGTAGTCGCTGGGCCGGTATTCCTCGAGGCGGATCAGCGGCGGCGTCTCGGTGCGCATTCGGCTCACTCCGGGTGCGGGGCGGGCCCGTTCTGGTCCCTCGGAGCGCGCGGCGCAACGATCGGAGCCGTCGAAACGGCGCGCGTGGGGCGGTCCTCGCCCAGCTCAGAGCCCGGGGGCGGGGCGGCCTTCCGCGCGGAGCGGCCGCTCGAGGCCGACCCTGTCGAGCGTGGCGGACAGGCGCACGCGGACGAACGGCTCGGCCCAGCGCATGACGGCGTAGCTCAGCAGGAGCATGGCGCAGCACGCGGCCAGGAGCGCCGCGTAGGGCGGAACCCCGCCACCGACGAGGCGGTGGATCAGGGCGGCACCGTTGACGTTGTGCAGGAGGTAGAGCGGGTAGGTCATCAGCCCGAGCCGTCGGGCCAGCGCGCAGCCCCGCTCCCCGAGCCGCGCGCGGAGCCACGCGTTGCCGCGCACGCTGGCCACGATCATCAGGACGCAGCCCGCGAAGACGAGGCGCGGGAGGAGCGGAGCCTCGCTGCGGCTCATCTGGAACAGGAACGACCCGGCCGCGTCGCCGATCTCGACGAGCGCCCCGACGGCGCAGACGGCGATCACGCAGAGCCGACCGGCCGTCGGCCCCTTGACGAGCGACAACCACAGGAAGACGCCGAGCGCGAAGAAGCAGCCGTGGCGCAGGAGCGTCAGCTCGGCCACGCGGTTCGCCGCCAGGGCGGAGAGGTTCGGCACGGCCAGGGTCGCGACCCAGAAGAGGGTGCTCACACCGCCGACCACCGCGCAGACCGGGCCGATGCTCCGGAATCGCCCGCGCCGCAGCAGCGCGAAGACGAGTGCGTAGAAGGCGATCTCGACGCCGAGGGTCCAGTAGACACCGTCCAGCCACGGCTCGACCGGAACGAACAGGACGCAGTCGAGATAGGCCCGCAGCACGTGCCGACCGGACCCCATGCGGCCGATGGCGAGCGAGACCAGGGCGGTGAGCGTGGCGCAGATCCAGACCGCCGGCACGAGGCGCAGGATGCGGCTGCGCAGGAAGGCGCGCGCGGTCGCGTGCTCGGCCGAGTAGGCGATCACGAAGCCCGAGATGACGAAGAACAGCTCGACCCCGATCCAGCCGAACCACGTCCAGGCGAACAGGCCGGGGTAAGCTGCGGCGGAGTCGAAGGCGCGCCCGGCCGTCGAGAGCGGCGCCTGCCACGCGTAGGCGCCCAGATGAAAGACCATGACCAGCATTGCGGCGAGAAATCGCGCCGCATCGAGACCGATCATCTGTGCATCATGCCTGCCGCGCTCGGATCCCTGCGTCCTCATCACGGCCCCCGACGTTCGAAACCGCTCTCATCATCCCGCGAGATAAGACGAATCCGTCGCAGCCGGGCTACATCTTGCTGGGTAAGCCGCGCCCATACTTTCGGCCGAAGGGTCTCTCCTCCGGCGGATCGGGAGTTCGCGGCGGGACCGTAGGGACGCACGCGGCGCGAGGCCGGCCGTCGGGCCGATGATGCCGGGGGCTGCCGAAACGCCCGCCCGGCCGGCCCGACGCGGTTCGACCGCGCGAACGCCCGGGCCCGATTGTCCCGAGTCTGTACCGCACGGCCTTCTCACCGCCGGAGCGGCCGCTAGCTAGCGGGGCGAGTCAGCCGGAGCGGGCCGGCGGCCCGGCTTCGAAGAGAACAGGACAGGATCCGATGGAATTTCTGCACACCATGGTCCGGGTCGCCGACCTCGACCGGGCACTCGCCTTCTACGTCGATACGTTCGGCCTGAAGGAGGTGCGCCGCGTCGAGAACGAGAAGGGCCGCTTCACCCTCGTCTTCCTCGCCGCGCCCGGCGATGTCGAGCGGGCCTCGGCGACCAAGTCGCCCCTGATCGAGCTCACCTACAACTGGGATCCGGAGACCTACTCGGGCGGGCGCAATTTCGGCCATCTCGCCTATCAGGTCGACGACATCTACGGCTTCTGCGCGAAGCTGCAGGAGAAGGGCGTCACCATCAACCGGCCGCCGCGCGACGGCTACATGGCCTTCGTGAAGTCGCCGGACGGAATCTCCATCGAGATCCTCCAGAAGGGCGGCGCCAAGGAGCCGCAGGAGCCGTGGAAGTCGATGGAGAATACCGGCACCTGGTAGCGGGCCCGCACCCTTGACCCGGACGGCCCCGCGGGCGCATCTGCCCGCGGATCAGCCGGCCGGGCGGCCGCTCCGGACGCGCGAGCGTTCGGGGAGGAAAGTCCGGGCTCCATGGAGAGACGGTGCCGGATAACCTCCGGCGGGGGCGACCCCAGGGACAGTGCCACAGAGAGCAGACCGCCCCGGATCCGTCCGGGGTCAGGGTGAAAGGGTGCGGTAAGAGCGCACCGCGGACGCGGCAACGCGGACGGCACGGCAAACCCCACCGGGAGCAAGACCGAATAGGGGCGGCGCGCCCTTCGCGAGAAGGGCAGGCCGGCTCTCCAGGCCAGTCGCCCGGGTTGGTTGCTCGAGGCGGTCGGCGACGATCGTCCCAGAGGAATGGCTGCCACGTCGGGGCGCGCAAGCGCTCCGGCCCTACAGAACCCGGCTTACAGGCCGGCTGATCCACTTCCCGATAAGACCTGCGTCTTCAACGCCTTATCGATCCGGCGCGGGGCCGGGCCGGCGGGCGGCGCGCCGAAGATTCCGGCGCGGCAAAAACCTTCGGTTAACCTTGCCGGGTTCAGATCGGTCCGCGCGGCAGTGCCAAGCTTGTGCGTTGACGATCCTCCGAGGCCCATGATACCCGGCATCCTCCCGTCAACGGCGTGTATCGGATCGCCGGGCGCACCCTGCCATCGCGCAGGTCCCGTCCGTGCGCGGCGTCTTGCGCGCTCCGCATCCGGTGCCGTTCCCGTCACGCGCGCCGCGCTCGCGCGGCCCGGCACAGGGCACCATGAGACGCACGAGCCGCATCCGCGCCCGGGTTTCCGGGACGCGCCGACACTCCGCCCGTCCGCGCGCGCCACGGTGCGCCGCCCCGGCGAGGCGCCCATGAGCCGGCGCCGCCCCGCTCCCGAGAGTCCGCCCCGCCACGGCGGCGCCGATGCGCCGTCCGAGCCGCACGTGCCCGTCCTCCTCGCGGAGGTCGTCGAGGCGCTCGGCACCGAGGGCGGGATCGCGGTCGACGGCACCTTCGGTGCCGGCGGCTACACCCGCGCGCTGCTCGCGGCGGATCCGGCCCTGCAGGTCGTCGCGATCGACCGCGACCCCACGGCGATCGCGGCCGGGCAGGCGCTCGTCGCCGAGTCCGGCGGGCGCCTGCGCCTCCTGTCCGGCCGTTTCGGCGACCTCGACAGCCTTCTCGCGGAGGCCGGCATCGCGCAGGTCGACCGGGTCGTCCTCGATATCGGCGTCTCGTCGATGCAGCTCGACGCGCCGGAGCGGGGCTTCTCGTTCCGCAGCGACGGCCCCCTCGACATGCGCATGGGCTGCGACGGGCCGAGCGCCGCCGACCTCGTCAACGAGGCCGACGAGACCGTGCTGGCCGACATCATCTACCATTACGGCGAGGAGCGGCGCTCGCGCGCGGTCGCGCGGACCATCCTGGAGGCGCGCCGCCGCGGGCGGATCGAGTCCACCGCGCAGCTGGCCGAACTCGTCGCCGGCGTGGTCCGGACCGAGCCGGGCAGCCACATCCACCCGGCGACGCGGACTTTCCAGGGCCTGCGGATCGCCGTGAACGACGAGCTCGGCGAGCTGGTCCGCGCCCTGCACGCGGCCGAGCGCGCGCTCAGGCCCGGCGGCCGGCTCGCCGTCGTGACGTTCCACTCGCTCGAGGACCGCATCGTCAAGCAGTTCTTCGCGGCGCGCAGCGGTCGCTCCGCGCAGGGCTCCCGCCACCTGCCCGGGGGGCCGGTCGAGACCGTCCGCAGCTTCCGTCCCGTCACGAAGGGCCCGGTCCTGCCGGGCGAGGCCGAGACCGCCCGCAACCCGCGCGCGCGCTCGGCCAAGCTCCGGGCGGCGGAGCGCACCGAATCCGAAGTTCCCGAACCGCTGGCCGCGCTGACCGCGCTGGCGAGCCTGCCCGACGCGGCCCGCGGAGGCCATCGCCGATGATCCGCCTCCTGAACCTGCTGGCGGTGGCCGGCCTCGTCGCCTCGGCGATCTACGCCTACTCGATCAAGTACGACACGCTCTACCAGGGCGGTCAGGTCTCGAAGCTCCAGACCGCCCTGCACAAGGAGCGGCAGGCGATCGCCGTGCTGCGCGCCGAGTGGCAGCTCCTGACGCGGCCCGACCGGCTCCAGGCGGCCGTCGACAAGCATCTCGCCCTGGAGCCGATCGGCACCAGCCACCTCGCGCGCCTCTCGGATCTGCCCGCCCGGCCGGAGCGCGGCGACGAGATCGGCCGTCTGCTCGCCGCCACAGCGACGCCCAAAGACAAAGGAGCGATCGAGCCGCGCACGACCGGCTCGATCACCCGCACCGTCACCACGACCCGCACCCCGACGACGGCTTCGAGGTAAACCCCCGTGTCCGATCACGCCGACCAGACCCTAGACCCGGCGGTCGAGCCCGCCGTGTCGGACCACGAGGCGGCGCTGCTCGAAGCCGCCGCGCTGGCGCATGCCGCCGGCGCGCCGCGCCCCCTGGAGGAGGAGGCGCGCGAGCCCGAGCCGCGCGCCGACCGCGCCAAGGCGCTCCTGCGCAGCATGTTCCGGCTGGCGATCGAGCGCTCGCACATGCGGGTCGCGATGGTCGGGCTCGTCTTCGTCGGCGTGTTCGGGACGATCTCGGCCAAGCTCCTGATGATGGCGATCTTCGGAGAGCCGCCCAGCCAGGAGCACCGGGTCGCAGCCGCGTCCTCGACCGCCTTCCGGCCCGACATCATCGACCGCAACGGCGAGATCCTGGCCACCGACATCCGCACGGTCTCGGTCTTCGCCGAGCCGGGCAACATCTACGACAAGGACGAGGCGGTCGAGCTGCTCACCGCCGTCCTGCCGGAGCTCAACGCCTCCGAGCTGCGCGCCAAGCTGACGCAGCGCAAGGACAAGAAGGGCGCGGGCTTCGTCTGGGTGAAGCGCGAGCTGACCCCGAAGCAGCAGGCCGAGGTCCACCGGCTCGGCATCCCCGGCATCGGCTTCCTGCCCGACCACAAGCGGGTCTACCCGAACGGCGTCGCGGCCGCCCACATCCTGGGCGCGACGAACCTCGACGGCATCGGCATCGCCGGCATGGAGAAGTACATCGACTCCACCGGCCTGCAGGCCCTCAACAGCTTCGGGCTGATCAACAAGCAGGCCGACCTGAAGCCGGTGCAGCTGTCACTCGACCTGCGCGCGCAGTTCGCCGTGCGCGACGAGCTGGCCTGGGGCATCGACCACTTCAAGGCCAAGGCCGGCGCCTCGATGATCCTCGACGTGAAGACCGGCGAGGTCATCGCGCTCGTCTCCATGCCGGATTTCGACCCGAACGACCCGAAGGACGCGCTCTCGCCCGACCGCATCAACCGGATGAATGTCGGCGTCTACGAGATGGGCTCGACCTTCAAGGCGATGACCCTCGCCATGGCGCTCGATTCCGGCAAGTACAACGTCAACTCGACCTTCGACACCCGGGGCGGCGTGCTGAACTGGGGCCGGCAGAAGATCCACGAGTACCACGGCACGAACCGCGTCATCACCATGCCGGAGGTGTTCACCCACTCCTCCAACATCGGCTCCGCCAAGATGGCGCTCGGCGTCGGCGTGCCCGGCCACAAGGCCTTCCTGAAGAAGATGGGCCTGCTCGACCGGCTGCGCACCGAGCTGCCGGAGAGCGCGGCGCCGATCGTCCCGTCTCGCTGGACCGAGATCAACACCATCACCATCGCGTTCGGTCACGGCATCGCGGTGGCGCCGATCCAGGCCGCGGCCGCGGTGGCGGCCATCGCCAACGGCGGCGACCTGATGACGCCGACCTTCCTCAAGACGACGCCCGAGGCTGCGCGGGCGCGGGCCACGCACGTCCTCTCGGGCCAGACCTCCGAGGCGATGCGCTACATCATGCGGCTCAACGCCGCCGAGGGCTCGGCCAAGAAGGCGGCGGTCCCGTACTACTTCGTCGGCGGCAAGACCGGCACCGCCGAGAAGGTCATCGGCGGCCGCTACATCCACAACCGCCTGTTCACGACCTTCATGGCGGCCGCGCCGATGAACGATCCGAAGTACCTGTTCGTCACGATCATGGACGAGCCGCAGGGCCTGCCGGAATCGGGCGGCTACGCCACGGCGGCCTGGAATTCCGGCGTGGTCACCGGCAAGGTGATCGAGCGCGTGGCGCCGATCCTCGGCCTGCCGCCGCAATTCGAGCCGCCGGTGAGGCCGTTCCCGCAGATGGTCAAGCTCAACGCCTACCACGTCAACCAGCTGGGCGGCCCGTGAGATCGGATCGATGAGGGTGCAGCGATGAGCGCGCGGCTCGCCGACCTCTTCCCCGAGGCCGCCGGCCCCGCCGCGGACCTGACCGTCTCGGACCTCACGGCCGACAGCCGGCAGGTCGCGACCGGCACGGTGTTCGTCGCCGTTCCCGGCACGAAGGCCGACGGCCGACGCTTCGCCGCGCAGGCCGCGCAGCGCGGCGCCGCCGCGGTCGCCGGGGAGGGGACCCGTCCCGCCGACCTGCCCGACGCGGTCGCCTGGATCCCGGTCGCCGACGCGCGCCGGTCGCTCGCCCTCGCGGCGGCCCGCCTCGCGGGCCCGCAGCCCGAGACCGTGGTGGCGGTGACCGGCACCGCCGGGAAGAGCTCGGTGGCCGACTTCGTCCGCCAGATCCTGGCGCGCATCGGCCGCGACTCCGCGAGCCTCGGCACCGTCGGCATCGTCACCAATCGCGGCGCGCAGTACGGCTCCCTCACGACTCCGGATCCCGTGACGCTGCACCGGACGCTGGCGCAACTCGCAGCGGACGGCGTCACCGACCTCGCCATGGAGGCGTCCTCCCACGGGATCGAGCAGCGCCGGCTCGACGGCGTGCGCCTCGACGCGGCGGGCTTCACCAATCTCGGCCGGGACCATCTCGACTACCACGCGAGCATCGAGGAGTACCTCGCGGCCAAGCTACGCCTCTTCACGGACCTACTCCCGGCGGGCCGCCCGGCCATCGTCAACGCCGACGGCGCCTACGCCGAGCGCGTCATCGCCGCCGCCGAGGCCGCCGGCCGGCCGGTCCGCACGGTCGGGCGGGGCGGCCGGGACCTGCGGGTCGAGGCGGTCCGCACGGAGGGGTTCGCGCAGGTCGCCCGGATCCTGTTCGCGGGCCGGGCCCGGGAGCTGCGCCTGCCGCTCGTCGGCGAGTTCCAGGTCGAGAATGCCCTGGTGGCGGCCGGCCTCGCACTGGCTACCCCGGCGGGGGCGGCCGATCCCGACGGCGTCCTGGCGGCCCTCGACCACCTCACCGGCGTCCCCGGCCGCATGGAGCGGATCGGCGAGGCACGGGGCGGCCTCTGCCTCGTCGACTACGCCCACAAGCCCGAGGCCCTGGAGAGCGTGCTCGCCGCGCTCCGCCCCTTCGCGTCGGGCCGGCTGATCGCGGTGTTCGGCTGCGGCGGCGACCGCGACCGGGGCAAGCGGCCGCTGATGGGCGCCATCGCGCAGCGGCTCGCCGACGTCGTCATCGTCACGGACGACAACCCGCGCACCGAGGACGCGGCCGCCATCCGCCGGGCCATCCTGGACGCGGCGCCGGGCGCGGAGGAGATCGGCGACCGGTCGGAGGCGATTCACAGCGCCGTCGACCGGCTCGGGCCGGGCGACGTGCTGGTCGTGGCCGGCAAGGGTCATGAAACCGGCCAGATCGTGGGAGATCGCACGCTGCCGTTCTCGGACCACGCGGTCCTGCGCGCCGCGATCGCCGCGGCGGCCTGAGGACGACGGGGGACCGACGATGACCGCACTCTGGACGCGGCAGGAGCTGGAATCCGCGACGGGCGGCCGGTTGATCGGCGCCGGGCGCGCGATCGGCGGCGCCTCAATCGACACCCGCACGCTCCAGCCCGGCGACCTGTTCTTCGCGATCCGCGGCGACACCCGCGACGGCCACGACTTCGTCCCCGACGCCCTGGGGCGCGGCGCCGGCGCCGCCGTGGTGAGCGCCGCGCGCGCCGAGGCGCTCGCGGTCCACGGCCCCGTCCTGGCGGTGCCCGAGGGGGGCGCCGACCCGGTTCTCACCGCGATGGTGCGCCTCGGTGCCGCCGCCCGGGACCGGACGCGCGCGCAGGTCGTGGCGGTCACGGGCTCGGTCGGCAAGACCGGGACCAAGGAGGCCCTGCGCCACGTCCTGTCCGAGCAGGGCGAGACCCACGCCTCGGCGGCCTCCTACAACAACCACTGGGGCGTGCCCCTGACCCTGACGCGGATGCCGCGCTCCGCGCGCTACGGCGTGTTCGAGATCGGCATGAACCACGGCGCCGAGATCGTATCGCTGACCGCGCAGGTCCGACCGGACATCGCGCTGATCACCACGATCGCACCCGCCCATATCGAGCATTTCGCCTCGCTGGCCGCGATCGCGGACGCGAAGGGCGAGATCTTCTCCGGGCTCCAGCCCGGCGGCGTCGCCATCCTGAACCGCGACGCCCCGCATTTCGACCGCCTGGCCGCCCACGCCCAGGCCTCCCGGGCGGGCCGGGTGGTGACCTTCGGCGAGCACGCGGATGCCGACGTCCGCGCCCTGAGGATCGTGCTGCGGCCCGACCTGTCGGTGATCGACGCGGTGGTGATGGGCCAGCCCGTCACTTACAAGCTCGGCACCGCCGGCCGGCACGCGGCGCTGAACTCGCTGGGCGTCATGGCGGTGGTCCACAGCCTCGGGGCCGACCTCGCCCGCGCGGCCCTGTCGCTCGGGGGGCTAAAGCCGCCGGCGGGGCGCGGCGAGCGCACCCCCCTCGAGATCG from Methylobacterium oryzae includes the following:
- the ftsL gene encoding cell division protein FtsL, which codes for MIRLLNLLAVAGLVASAIYAYSIKYDTLYQGGQVSKLQTALHKERQAIAVLRAEWQLLTRPDRLQAAVDKHLALEPIGTSHLARLSDLPARPERGDEIGRLLAATATPKDKGAIEPRTTGSITRTVTTTRTPTTASR
- a CDS encoding acyltransferase family protein; protein product: MIGLDAARFLAAMLVMVFHLGAYAWQAPLSTAGRAFDSAAAYPGLFAWTWFGWIGVELFFVISGFVIAYSAEHATARAFLRSRILRLVPAVWICATLTALVSLAIGRMGSGRHVLRAYLDCVLFVPVEPWLDGVYWTLGVEIAFYALVFALLRRGRFRSIGPVCAVVGGVSTLFWVATLAVPNLSALAANRVAELTLLRHGCFFALGVFLWLSLVKGPTAGRLCVIAVCAVGALVEIGDAAGSFLFQMSRSEAPLLPRLVFAGCVLMIVASVRGNAWLRARLGERGCALARRLGLMTYPLYLLHNVNGAALIHRLVGGGVPPYAALLAACCAMLLLSYAVMRWAEPFVRVRLSATLDRVGLERPLRAEGRPAPGL
- the rsmH gene encoding 16S rRNA (cytosine(1402)-N(4))-methyltransferase RsmH, producing the protein MSRRRPAPESPPRHGGADAPSEPHVPVLLAEVVEALGTEGGIAVDGTFGAGGYTRALLAADPALQVVAIDRDPTAIAAGQALVAESGGRLRLLSGRFGDLDSLLAEAGIAQVDRVVLDIGVSSMQLDAPERGFSFRSDGPLDMRMGCDGPSAADLVNEADETVLADIIYHYGEERRSRAVARTILEARRRGRIESTAQLAELVAGVVRTEPGSHIHPATRTFQGLRIAVNDELGELVRALHAAERALRPGGRLAVVTFHSLEDRIVKQFFAARSGRSAQGSRHLPGGPVETVRSFRPVTKGPVLPGEAETARNPRARSAKLRAAERTESEVPEPLAALTALASLPDAARGGHRR
- a CDS encoding peptidoglycan D,D-transpeptidase FtsI family protein, producing MSDHEAALLEAAALAHAAGAPRPLEEEAREPEPRADRAKALLRSMFRLAIERSHMRVAMVGLVFVGVFGTISAKLLMMAIFGEPPSQEHRVAAASSTAFRPDIIDRNGEILATDIRTVSVFAEPGNIYDKDEAVELLTAVLPELNASELRAKLTQRKDKKGAGFVWVKRELTPKQQAEVHRLGIPGIGFLPDHKRVYPNGVAAAHILGATNLDGIGIAGMEKYIDSTGLQALNSFGLINKQADLKPVQLSLDLRAQFAVRDELAWGIDHFKAKAGASMILDVKTGEVIALVSMPDFDPNDPKDALSPDRINRMNVGVYEMGSTFKAMTLAMALDSGKYNVNSTFDTRGGVLNWGRQKIHEYHGTNRVITMPEVFTHSSNIGSAKMALGVGVPGHKAFLKKMGLLDRLRTELPESAAPIVPSRWTEINTITIAFGHGIAVAPIQAAAAVAAIANGGDLMTPTFLKTTPEAARARATHVLSGQTSEAMRYIMRLNAAEGSAKKAAVPYYFVGGKTGTAEKVIGGRYIHNRLFTTFMAAAPMNDPKYLFVTIMDEPQGLPESGGYATAAWNSGVVTGKVIERVAPILGLPPQFEPPVRPFPQMVKLNAYHVNQLGGP
- a CDS encoding VOC family protein, with translation MEFLHTMVRVADLDRALAFYVDTFGLKEVRRVENEKGRFTLVFLAAPGDVERASATKSPLIELTYNWDPETYSGGRNFGHLAYQVDDIYGFCAKLQEKGVTINRPPRDGYMAFVKSPDGISIEILQKGGAKEPQEPWKSMENTGTW
- the pepN gene encoding aminopeptidase N, translating into MRTETPPLIRLEEYRPSDYLIDRVDLDIRLDPHATRIDATLTLRPNPAGVPAAPLTLDGDDLRLVSVALDGAPLAPDAYAATPSGLILRDPPQRPFALRLVTEVDPTANTKLMGLYRSNGVYCTQCEADGFRRITYFLDRPDVLSVYTTRIEADRAEAPVLLGNGNPVGTGAVGPGRHFAIWHDPHPKPAYLFALVGGRLGKVETRFTTMEGRAVTCAVYVEPGKEDRAGYALDAVIRSMAWDETAFGRAYDLDVFNVVAVSDFNMGAMENKGLNIFNDKYVLASPETATDGDYAAIEAIIAHEYFHNWSGNRVTCRDWFQLCLKEGLTVFRDQEFSSDMRSRPVHRIAEVRSLRARQFPEDAGPLRHPVRPRAYAEINNFYTATVYDKGAEIVRMLRTLIGPEAFRAGMDRYYADNDGRAATVEDFLAAFAAVTGRDLGAFARWYERPGTPRLAVAAAHDPAAARYTLRLAQSLPGGGAEPDGPPLVIPVALGLVGASGPLTGATCPDVRDGVYVLDRPEAEIVFDAVAEEPVPSLLRDFSAPVRLDLTLTDAERMRLLAQDSDPFNRWQAAQDVALRLILEPDADRTEAFAAALGQFLEDEALADPAFAALVLALPSEGEAADAVPADVDPDAIHRARFNLRARLGQALRPRLESIDAALAPVAGAPYSPDAASAGRRSLRNAALDLVAAGDPREGAARAAARLAEATNMTDRLAALGTLALIPGETREAAFAEFAARYADEPLVLDKWFALQAQIPEPGTLDRIARLQEHPAFTMTNPNRVRALIGSFAFGNPTQFARRDGAGFARVTETVAALDSTNPQVAARLLTAFGSWRRLEKSRGAKAVEMLNGIKAIPGLSRDTADILARTLGGG